In Citrus sinensis cultivar Valencia sweet orange chromosome 4, DVS_A1.0, whole genome shotgun sequence, one DNA window encodes the following:
- the LOC102618161 gene encoding uncharacterized protein LOC102618161 isoform X7, with protein sequence MMHSIGRSRNIGRIPSQAIIGIENVHSNMEKKDSMRGKKHCKPSKRLPTVTSCDRECGDIVNRELPFYKICLERGRYRVGPFVTPRPFGVQEERLINFCMDETLNEGEIVFRTNFNEITRNDIMSMSPRSIINLKVQSYHLVVSAVAEMLSVQGTIKVGERKFSLFMPAYNTLTSIDTTLDHGGSNVDCNSIKLRDFPIEFCSREPTIRNEYDCALYIMLMMDRHNMLSSLNSLCQFHSDAERVRIVIKLITCSFNFLKDNIASSSEIHQRRIDVAEQSFCKAIDKRRLRQLRRSRQMGHGPRH encoded by the exons ATGATGCATTCAATCGGACGCAGTAG GAACATAGGGAGGATCCCATCGCAAGCGATCATTGGTATTGAAAACGTGCACAGTAACATGGAGAAAAAG GATTCGATGCGAGGGAAGAAGCATTGTAAACCAAGTAAAAGGTTGCCGACCGTGACAAGTTGTGACCGAGAGTGTGGTGACATTGTCAATCGAGAGTTgccattttataaaatatgtctTGAAAGAGGACGGTATAGGGTTGGACCGTTTGTTACCCCAAGGCCGTTTGGTGTTCAAGAGGAGAGATTGATTAACTTCTGCATGGATGAAACTCTTAATGAAGG CGAGATAGTTTTCCGAACAAACTTCAATGAGATTACTAGAAATGATATCATGTCTATGTCTCCCAGAAGTATAATCAATTTGAAGGTACAATCGTATCATCTG GTGGTGTCCGCTGTAGCTGAAATGTTATCCGTCCAAGGGACCATAAAAGttggagaaagaaaatttagccTTTTTATGCCTGCTTATAACACT CTAACGTCAATAGACACGACGCTCGACCATGGCGGCTCTAATGTTGATTGTAATAGTATAAAGTTGCGAGATTTTCCGATTGAATTTTGTAGCCGAGAGCCTACCATCCGGAATGAATATGATTGTGCATTGTATATAATGCTCATGATGGATAGGCATAATATGTTGTCAAGCCTTAATAGTTTGTGCCAG TTCCATTCGGATGCTGAAAGGGTACGAATTGTTATCAAACTTATCACATGCAGTTTTAACTTCCTGAAGGATAATATCGCATCTAGTTCAGAGATTCATCAAAGGCGAATTGATGTTGCCGAACAATCATTCTGCAAAGCCATTGACAAAAGAAGATTACGGCAGCTTCGAAGGTCCAGACAAATGGGCCATGGTCCCCGGCATTAG
- the LOC102618161 gene encoding uncharacterized protein LOC102618161 isoform X4, whose translation MMHSIGRSRNIGRIPSQAIIGIENVHSNMEKKDSMRGKKHCKPSKRLPTVTSCDRECGDIVNRELPFYKICLERGRYRVGPFVTPRPFGVQEERLINFCMDETLNEGEIVFRTNFNEITRNDIMSMSPRSIINLKVQSYHLVVSAVAEMLSVQGTIKVGERKFSLFMPAYNTIFVPVYCGHARWYMLVLVTSEKRVEIWDPLPSAMSMDYNIALCKRVLTSIDTTLDHGGSNVDCNSIKLRDFPIEFCSREPTIRNEYDCALYIMLMMDRHNMLSSLNSLCQFHSDAERVRIVIKLITCSFNFLKDNIASSSEIHQRRIDVAEQSFCKAIDKRRLRQLRRSRQMGHGPRH comes from the exons ATGATGCATTCAATCGGACGCAGTAG GAACATAGGGAGGATCCCATCGCAAGCGATCATTGGTATTGAAAACGTGCACAGTAACATGGAGAAAAAG GATTCGATGCGAGGGAAGAAGCATTGTAAACCAAGTAAAAGGTTGCCGACCGTGACAAGTTGTGACCGAGAGTGTGGTGACATTGTCAATCGAGAGTTgccattttataaaatatgtctTGAAAGAGGACGGTATAGGGTTGGACCGTTTGTTACCCCAAGGCCGTTTGGTGTTCAAGAGGAGAGATTGATTAACTTCTGCATGGATGAAACTCTTAATGAAGG CGAGATAGTTTTCCGAACAAACTTCAATGAGATTACTAGAAATGATATCATGTCTATGTCTCCCAGAAGTATAATCAATTTGAAGGTACAATCGTATCATCTG GTGGTGTCCGCTGTAGCTGAAATGTTATCCGTCCAAGGGACCATAAAAGttggagaaagaaaatttagccTTTTTATGCCTGCTTATAACACT ATTTTTGTCCCTGTGTACTGTGGACATGCACGCTGGTACATGTTGGTTTTAGTAACTTCTGAAAAGAGAGTAGAGATTTGGGACCCGCTTCCAAGTGCAATGTCTATGGATTATAACATTGCACTATGTAAACGCGTG CTAACGTCAATAGACACGACGCTCGACCATGGCGGCTCTAATGTTGATTGTAATAGTATAAAGTTGCGAGATTTTCCGATTGAATTTTGTAGCCGAGAGCCTACCATCCGGAATGAATATGATTGTGCATTGTATATAATGCTCATGATGGATAGGCATAATATGTTGTCAAGCCTTAATAGTTTGTGCCAG TTCCATTCGGATGCTGAAAGGGTACGAATTGTTATCAAACTTATCACATGCAGTTTTAACTTCCTGAAGGATAATATCGCATCTAGTTCAGAGATTCATCAAAGGCGAATTGATGTTGCCGAACAATCATTCTGCAAAGCCATTGACAAAAGAAGATTACGGCAGCTTCGAAGGTCCAGACAAATGGGCCATGGTCCCCGGCATTAG
- the LOC102618161 gene encoding uncharacterized protein LOC102618161 isoform X3, with product MEKKDSMRGKKHCKPSKRLPTVTSCDRECGDIVNRELPFYKICLERGRYRVGPFVTPRPFGVQEERLINFCMDETLNEGEIVFRTNFNEITRNDIMSMSPRSIINLKVQSYHLVVSAVAEMLSVQGTIKVGERKFSLFMPAYNTEHVGGEFRDISLAVGRFIRADLFANISYCEKIFVPVYCGHARWYMLVLVTSEKRVEIWDPLPSAMSMDYNIALCKRVLTSIDTTLDHGGSNVDCNSIKLRDFPIEFCSREPTIRNEYDCALYIMLMMDRHNMLSSLNSLCQFHSDAERVRIVIKLITCSFNFLKDNIASSSEIHQRRIDVAEQSFCKAIDKRRLRQLRRSRQMGHGPRH from the exons ATGGAGAAAAAG GATTCGATGCGAGGGAAGAAGCATTGTAAACCAAGTAAAAGGTTGCCGACCGTGACAAGTTGTGACCGAGAGTGTGGTGACATTGTCAATCGAGAGTTgccattttataaaatatgtctTGAAAGAGGACGGTATAGGGTTGGACCGTTTGTTACCCCAAGGCCGTTTGGTGTTCAAGAGGAGAGATTGATTAACTTCTGCATGGATGAAACTCTTAATGAAGG CGAGATAGTTTTCCGAACAAACTTCAATGAGATTACTAGAAATGATATCATGTCTATGTCTCCCAGAAGTATAATCAATTTGAAGGTACAATCGTATCATCTG GTGGTGTCCGCTGTAGCTGAAATGTTATCCGTCCAAGGGACCATAAAAGttggagaaagaaaatttagccTTTTTATGCCTGCTTATAACACT GAACATGTTGGTGGCGAGTTTAGAGACATAAGTCTTGCCGTTGGAAGGTTTATACGCGCTGATTTGTTTGCAAATATTAGTTATTGTGAAAAA ATTTTTGTCCCTGTGTACTGTGGACATGCACGCTGGTACATGTTGGTTTTAGTAACTTCTGAAAAGAGAGTAGAGATTTGGGACCCGCTTCCAAGTGCAATGTCTATGGATTATAACATTGCACTATGTAAACGCGTG CTAACGTCAATAGACACGACGCTCGACCATGGCGGCTCTAATGTTGATTGTAATAGTATAAAGTTGCGAGATTTTCCGATTGAATTTTGTAGCCGAGAGCCTACCATCCGGAATGAATATGATTGTGCATTGTATATAATGCTCATGATGGATAGGCATAATATGTTGTCAAGCCTTAATAGTTTGTGCCAG TTCCATTCGGATGCTGAAAGGGTACGAATTGTTATCAAACTTATCACATGCAGTTTTAACTTCCTGAAGGATAATATCGCATCTAGTTCAGAGATTCATCAAAGGCGAATTGATGTTGCCGAACAATCATTCTGCAAAGCCATTGACAAAAGAAGATTACGGCAGCTTCGAAGGTCCAGACAAATGGGCCATGGTCCCCGGCATTAG
- the LOC102618161 gene encoding uncharacterized protein LOC102618161 isoform X5, with protein MMHSIGRSRNIGRIPSQAIIGIENVHSNMEKKDSMRGKKHCKPSKRLPTVTSCDRECGDIVNRELPFYKICLERGRYRVGPFVTPRPFGVQEERLINFCMDETLNEGEIVFRTNFNEITRNDIMSMSPRSIINLKVVSAVAEMLSVQGTIKVGERKFSLFMPAYNTIFVPVYCGHARWYMLVLVTSEKRVEIWDPLPSAMSMDYNIALCKRVLTSIDTTLDHGGSNVDCNSIKLRDFPIEFCSREPTIRNEYDCALYIMLMMDRHNMLSSLNSLCQFHSDAERVRIVIKLITCSFNFLKDNIASSSEIHQRRIDVAEQSFCKAIDKRRLRQLRRSRQMGHGPRH; from the exons ATGATGCATTCAATCGGACGCAGTAG GAACATAGGGAGGATCCCATCGCAAGCGATCATTGGTATTGAAAACGTGCACAGTAACATGGAGAAAAAG GATTCGATGCGAGGGAAGAAGCATTGTAAACCAAGTAAAAGGTTGCCGACCGTGACAAGTTGTGACCGAGAGTGTGGTGACATTGTCAATCGAGAGTTgccattttataaaatatgtctTGAAAGAGGACGGTATAGGGTTGGACCGTTTGTTACCCCAAGGCCGTTTGGTGTTCAAGAGGAGAGATTGATTAACTTCTGCATGGATGAAACTCTTAATGAAGG CGAGATAGTTTTCCGAACAAACTTCAATGAGATTACTAGAAATGATATCATGTCTATGTCTCCCAGAAGTATAATCAATTTGAAG GTGGTGTCCGCTGTAGCTGAAATGTTATCCGTCCAAGGGACCATAAAAGttggagaaagaaaatttagccTTTTTATGCCTGCTTATAACACT ATTTTTGTCCCTGTGTACTGTGGACATGCACGCTGGTACATGTTGGTTTTAGTAACTTCTGAAAAGAGAGTAGAGATTTGGGACCCGCTTCCAAGTGCAATGTCTATGGATTATAACATTGCACTATGTAAACGCGTG CTAACGTCAATAGACACGACGCTCGACCATGGCGGCTCTAATGTTGATTGTAATAGTATAAAGTTGCGAGATTTTCCGATTGAATTTTGTAGCCGAGAGCCTACCATCCGGAATGAATATGATTGTGCATTGTATATAATGCTCATGATGGATAGGCATAATATGTTGTCAAGCCTTAATAGTTTGTGCCAG TTCCATTCGGATGCTGAAAGGGTACGAATTGTTATCAAACTTATCACATGCAGTTTTAACTTCCTGAAGGATAATATCGCATCTAGTTCAGAGATTCATCAAAGGCGAATTGATGTTGCCGAACAATCATTCTGCAAAGCCATTGACAAAAGAAGATTACGGCAGCTTCGAAGGTCCAGACAAATGGGCCATGGTCCCCGGCATTAG
- the LOC102618161 gene encoding uncharacterized protein LOC102618161 isoform X2 has protein sequence MMHSIGRSRNIGRIPSQAIIGIENVHSNMEKKDSMRGKKHCKPSKRLPTVTSCDRECGDIVNRELPFYKICLERGRYRVGPFVTPRPFGVQEERLINFCMDETLNEGEIVFRTNFNEITRNDIMSMSPRSIINLKVVSAVAEMLSVQGTIKVGERKFSLFMPAYNTEHVGGEFRDISLAVGRFIRADLFANISYCEKIFVPVYCGHARWYMLVLVTSEKRVEIWDPLPSAMSMDYNIALCKRVLTSIDTTLDHGGSNVDCNSIKLRDFPIEFCSREPTIRNEYDCALYIMLMMDRHNMLSSLNSLCQFHSDAERVRIVIKLITCSFNFLKDNIASSSEIHQRRIDVAEQSFCKAIDKRRLRQLRRSRQMGHGPRH, from the exons ATGATGCATTCAATCGGACGCAGTAG GAACATAGGGAGGATCCCATCGCAAGCGATCATTGGTATTGAAAACGTGCACAGTAACATGGAGAAAAAG GATTCGATGCGAGGGAAGAAGCATTGTAAACCAAGTAAAAGGTTGCCGACCGTGACAAGTTGTGACCGAGAGTGTGGTGACATTGTCAATCGAGAGTTgccattttataaaatatgtctTGAAAGAGGACGGTATAGGGTTGGACCGTTTGTTACCCCAAGGCCGTTTGGTGTTCAAGAGGAGAGATTGATTAACTTCTGCATGGATGAAACTCTTAATGAAGG CGAGATAGTTTTCCGAACAAACTTCAATGAGATTACTAGAAATGATATCATGTCTATGTCTCCCAGAAGTATAATCAATTTGAAG GTGGTGTCCGCTGTAGCTGAAATGTTATCCGTCCAAGGGACCATAAAAGttggagaaagaaaatttagccTTTTTATGCCTGCTTATAACACT GAACATGTTGGTGGCGAGTTTAGAGACATAAGTCTTGCCGTTGGAAGGTTTATACGCGCTGATTTGTTTGCAAATATTAGTTATTGTGAAAAA ATTTTTGTCCCTGTGTACTGTGGACATGCACGCTGGTACATGTTGGTTTTAGTAACTTCTGAAAAGAGAGTAGAGATTTGGGACCCGCTTCCAAGTGCAATGTCTATGGATTATAACATTGCACTATGTAAACGCGTG CTAACGTCAATAGACACGACGCTCGACCATGGCGGCTCTAATGTTGATTGTAATAGTATAAAGTTGCGAGATTTTCCGATTGAATTTTGTAGCCGAGAGCCTACCATCCGGAATGAATATGATTGTGCATTGTATATAATGCTCATGATGGATAGGCATAATATGTTGTCAAGCCTTAATAGTTTGTGCCAG TTCCATTCGGATGCTGAAAGGGTACGAATTGTTATCAAACTTATCACATGCAGTTTTAACTTCCTGAAGGATAATATCGCATCTAGTTCAGAGATTCATCAAAGGCGAATTGATGTTGCCGAACAATCATTCTGCAAAGCCATTGACAAAAGAAGATTACGGCAGCTTCGAAGGTCCAGACAAATGGGCCATGGTCCCCGGCATTAG
- the LOC102618161 gene encoding uncharacterized protein LOC102618161 isoform X1, protein MMHSIGRSRNIGRIPSQAIIGIENVHSNMEKKDSMRGKKHCKPSKRLPTVTSCDRECGDIVNRELPFYKICLERGRYRVGPFVTPRPFGVQEERLINFCMDETLNEGEIVFRTNFNEITRNDIMSMSPRSIINLKVQSYHLVVSAVAEMLSVQGTIKVGERKFSLFMPAYNTEHVGGEFRDISLAVGRFIRADLFANISYCEKIFVPVYCGHARWYMLVLVTSEKRVEIWDPLPSAMSMDYNIALCKRVLTSIDTTLDHGGSNVDCNSIKLRDFPIEFCSREPTIRNEYDCALYIMLMMDRHNMLSSLNSLCQFHSDAERVRIVIKLITCSFNFLKDNIASSSEIHQRRIDVAEQSFCKAIDKRRLRQLRRSRQMGHGPRH, encoded by the exons ATGATGCATTCAATCGGACGCAGTAG GAACATAGGGAGGATCCCATCGCAAGCGATCATTGGTATTGAAAACGTGCACAGTAACATGGAGAAAAAG GATTCGATGCGAGGGAAGAAGCATTGTAAACCAAGTAAAAGGTTGCCGACCGTGACAAGTTGTGACCGAGAGTGTGGTGACATTGTCAATCGAGAGTTgccattttataaaatatgtctTGAAAGAGGACGGTATAGGGTTGGACCGTTTGTTACCCCAAGGCCGTTTGGTGTTCAAGAGGAGAGATTGATTAACTTCTGCATGGATGAAACTCTTAATGAAGG CGAGATAGTTTTCCGAACAAACTTCAATGAGATTACTAGAAATGATATCATGTCTATGTCTCCCAGAAGTATAATCAATTTGAAGGTACAATCGTATCATCTG GTGGTGTCCGCTGTAGCTGAAATGTTATCCGTCCAAGGGACCATAAAAGttggagaaagaaaatttagccTTTTTATGCCTGCTTATAACACT GAACATGTTGGTGGCGAGTTTAGAGACATAAGTCTTGCCGTTGGAAGGTTTATACGCGCTGATTTGTTTGCAAATATTAGTTATTGTGAAAAA ATTTTTGTCCCTGTGTACTGTGGACATGCACGCTGGTACATGTTGGTTTTAGTAACTTCTGAAAAGAGAGTAGAGATTTGGGACCCGCTTCCAAGTGCAATGTCTATGGATTATAACATTGCACTATGTAAACGCGTG CTAACGTCAATAGACACGACGCTCGACCATGGCGGCTCTAATGTTGATTGTAATAGTATAAAGTTGCGAGATTTTCCGATTGAATTTTGTAGCCGAGAGCCTACCATCCGGAATGAATATGATTGTGCATTGTATATAATGCTCATGATGGATAGGCATAATATGTTGTCAAGCCTTAATAGTTTGTGCCAG TTCCATTCGGATGCTGAAAGGGTACGAATTGTTATCAAACTTATCACATGCAGTTTTAACTTCCTGAAGGATAATATCGCATCTAGTTCAGAGATTCATCAAAGGCGAATTGATGTTGCCGAACAATCATTCTGCAAAGCCATTGACAAAAGAAGATTACGGCAGCTTCGAAGGTCCAGACAAATGGGCCATGGTCCCCGGCATTAG
- the LOC102618161 gene encoding uncharacterized protein LOC102618161 isoform X6: MMHSIGRSRNIGRIPSQAIIGIENVHSNMEKKDSMRGKKHCKPSKRLPTVTSCDRECGDIVNRELPFYKICLERGRYRVGPFVTPRPFGVQEERLINFCMDETLNEGEIVFRTNFNEITRNDIMSMSPRSIINLKVQSYHLVVSAVAEMLSVQGTIKVGERKFSLFMPAYNTEHVGGEFRDISLAVGRFIRADLFANISYCEKIFVPVYCGHARWYMLVLVTSEKRVEIWDPLPSAMSMDYNIALCKRVLTSIDTTLDHGGSNVDCNSIKLRDFPIEFCSREPTIRNEYDCALYIMLMMDRHNMLSSLNSLCQVRLFNVTHDKTFPFGC, translated from the exons ATGATGCATTCAATCGGACGCAGTAG GAACATAGGGAGGATCCCATCGCAAGCGATCATTGGTATTGAAAACGTGCACAGTAACATGGAGAAAAAG GATTCGATGCGAGGGAAGAAGCATTGTAAACCAAGTAAAAGGTTGCCGACCGTGACAAGTTGTGACCGAGAGTGTGGTGACATTGTCAATCGAGAGTTgccattttataaaatatgtctTGAAAGAGGACGGTATAGGGTTGGACCGTTTGTTACCCCAAGGCCGTTTGGTGTTCAAGAGGAGAGATTGATTAACTTCTGCATGGATGAAACTCTTAATGAAGG CGAGATAGTTTTCCGAACAAACTTCAATGAGATTACTAGAAATGATATCATGTCTATGTCTCCCAGAAGTATAATCAATTTGAAGGTACAATCGTATCATCTG GTGGTGTCCGCTGTAGCTGAAATGTTATCCGTCCAAGGGACCATAAAAGttggagaaagaaaatttagccTTTTTATGCCTGCTTATAACACT GAACATGTTGGTGGCGAGTTTAGAGACATAAGTCTTGCCGTTGGAAGGTTTATACGCGCTGATTTGTTTGCAAATATTAGTTATTGTGAAAAA ATTTTTGTCCCTGTGTACTGTGGACATGCACGCTGGTACATGTTGGTTTTAGTAACTTCTGAAAAGAGAGTAGAGATTTGGGACCCGCTTCCAAGTGCAATGTCTATGGATTATAACATTGCACTATGTAAACGCGTG CTAACGTCAATAGACACGACGCTCGACCATGGCGGCTCTAATGTTGATTGTAATAGTATAAAGTTGCGAGATTTTCCGATTGAATTTTGTAGCCGAGAGCCTACCATCCGGAATGAATATGATTGTGCATTGTATATAATGCTCATGATGGATAGGCATAATATGTTGTCAAGCCTTAATAGTTTGTGCCAGGTTCGGTTATTTAATGTTACACATGACAAGACAT TTCCATTCGGATGCTGA